From a single Oreochromis niloticus isolate F11D_XX linkage group LG3, O_niloticus_UMD_NMBU, whole genome shotgun sequence genomic region:
- the LOC102080609 gene encoding butyrophilin subfamily 1 member A1: MYRRVIGLCLLTLFICPCTAAPTSTNLVVTTTPRVTVTRGRDVILPCWLSPQQNAEDLEVRWYRTNRFDSPLMHYQSKTFKYEEAAYVGRVSFGLKDAASGGLNSGDVSLKLLNVTTEDAGEYVCYVSSSQGYDSAPVNLLVTASGSPPFLSVVWGEDDKVNVSCESEGWYPQPVLRWSDKKQDVKPQSLVYKNLSSGLVLVHSWLLLSSTSEPSCSVGLSDKEVKEAKVSLGTLRKTAKPESGSLPGGWEAFGVLLVAALVLAAFGVMYYRKKVRNTQSGTDQIDGNGLSETQKLLPRGVVQPTSISEARNHYVNVELEDKKNQYLKVAGNKVREANPNDLPERCFPDGDMVTCITAIKGTSAFSSGKHYWEASMRINEKLGIKQSWWVGVTSAAEIPNNSSTSFPNTSNGFWFLSSSPKRANSFQFSTQPEILIPLHSRPETVGVYLDRDSGELSFYNVEAKTLIGSFTATFKGEIFPLFNPGKSDKSPMEILHREVQSQTGDEGNCAGFS; the protein is encoded by the exons ATGT ATCGACGGGTGATAGGTCTGTGTCTCCTAACGCTGTTTATATGTCCCTGCACTGCTGCTCCCA CTTCAACCAATCTTGTGGTTACCACCACACCTCGTGTCACTGTGACTCGTGGCCGTGACGTCATATTGCCGTGCTGGCTCAGTCCACAGCAAAATGCAGAGGACCTGGAGGTACGCTGGTACCGTACTAATCGCTTTGACAGCCCGTTAATGCACTACCAGTCAAAAACGTTCAAATATGAAGAAGCTGCCTATGTTGGCCGAGTCTCATTTGGACTCAAGGATGCAGCGTCAGGCGGGCTGAATTCAGGCGATGTGAGCCTGAAGCTGCTCAACGTCACAACTGAGGATGCAGGAGAATATGTTTGTTATGTCAGCAGCAGCCAGGGTTATGACAGTGCACCTGTTAATCTACTTGTGACAG CTTCGGGAAGTCCCCCTTTTCTATCAGTAGTGTGGGGAGAAGATGACAAGGTGAACGTGAGCTGTGAATCTGAAGGCTGGTATCCACAGCCTGTGCTGCGCTGGTCAGACAAGAAGCAAGATGTGAAACCTCAAAGTCTGGTGTACAAAAATCTCTCTTCTGGACTTGTTTTAGTCCACAGCTGGCTTCTTCTTTCCTCCACCTCTGAGCCTTCCTGCTCAGTGGGTCTCTCTGATAAAGAGGTAAAGGAGGCCAAAGTGAGCCTGGGAACTCTTCGTAAGACTGCTAAACCTG AGTCAGGGTCCTTGCCAGGTGGGTGGGAAGCCTTCGGAGTGCTTCTTGTAGCTGCATTAGTGTTGGCTGCATTCGGAGTAATGTACTACAGAAAGAAAG tgAGGAACACCCAATCAGGAACAGACCAAATTGATG GGAACGGCTTAAGTG AGACTCAAAAACTTTTACCAAGAG GAGTGGTGCAGCCAACATCTATTTCAGAAGCTAGAAATCATTATG TAAATGTTGAACTTGAGGACAAAAAGAACCAATACCTCAAGGTTGCAGGCAACAAAGTGAGAGAGGCCAACCCAAATGATCTTCCTGAAAGGTGTTTTCCTGATGGAGACATGGTTACCTGTATCACAGCTATCAAAGGAACATCTGCCTTCTCTTCTGGAAAACACTACTGGGAGGCTTCTATGAGGATAAACGAGAAGCTAGGCATCAAACAGTCCTGGTGGGTAGGAGTTACAAGTGCAGCTGAAATCCCCAATAATTCATCCACATCTTTTCCAAACACATCTAATGGTTTCTGGTTTCTGTCTTCGTCTCCCAAAAGAGCAAATAGTTTTCAGTTTAGCACACAACCTGAGATATTAATACCTCTCCATTCAAGACCAGAGACGGTCGGTGTGTATTTGGATCGTGACAGTGGTGAGCTTTCATTTTATAATGTGGAAGCGAAAACACTGATTGGATCTTTCACAGCTACATTCAAAGGTGAAATCTTTCCATTATTCAACCCTGGGAAAAGTGACAAATCACCTATGGAGATATTACACAGGGAAGTACAGAGTCAAACAGGTGATGAAGGAAATTGTGCAGGATTCAGCTGA